The proteins below come from a single Streptomyces sp. M92 genomic window:
- a CDS encoding glycosyltransferase family 2 protein, whose translation MKAVTTSPPPDVDVVLPCLDEARALPWVLSRVPAGWRALVVDNGSTDGSADIARAHGATVVAEPRRGFGAACHAGLTAATADVVCFCDCDASLDPALLVPFVREILAGGTDLVLGRRRPQGRGTWPAHARAGNLALARMLRRRTGLRLHDLGPLRAARREALLALGLTDRRSGYPLQMVVRAADAGWRVTEHDVPYLPRTGASKVTGTWRGTWHAVRDMRRVLAEQPDVREETSG comes from the coding sequence GTGAAAGCCGTGACCACCTCACCCCCTCCGGACGTCGACGTCGTACTCCCGTGCCTGGACGAGGCCCGGGCCCTGCCCTGGGTCCTGTCCCGTGTCCCGGCCGGCTGGCGCGCGCTCGTCGTCGACAACGGCTCCACCGACGGCTCCGCGGACATCGCCCGCGCGCACGGCGCCACGGTCGTGGCCGAGCCGCGCCGTGGTTTCGGCGCCGCCTGCCACGCCGGCCTGACCGCCGCCACCGCCGACGTCGTCTGCTTCTGCGACTGCGACGCCTCCCTCGATCCCGCTCTGCTGGTCCCCTTCGTGCGCGAGATCCTCGCCGGCGGCACCGACCTCGTCCTCGGCCGCAGACGCCCCCAGGGCCGGGGAACGTGGCCCGCGCACGCCCGTGCCGGGAACCTCGCCCTCGCCCGGATGCTGCGCCGCCGCACCGGCCTGCGCCTGCACGACCTGGGCCCGCTGCGCGCGGCCCGCCGCGAGGCGCTGCTCGCCCTCGGTCTCACCGACCGGCGCAGCGGCTACCCGCTCCAGATGGTGGTCCGCGCCGCCGACGCCGGCTGGCGGGTCACCGAGCACGACGTGCCGTACCTGCCGCGCACCGGCGCCTCGAAGGTGACGGGCACCTGGCGCGGCACCTGGCACGCCGTACGGGACATGCGGCGCGTCCTGGCCGAGCAACCGGACGTCCGAGAGGAGACCTCGGGATGA
- a CDS encoding TIGR04282 family arsenosugar biosynthesis glycosyltransferase has protein sequence MSAATTLLVIAKEPRPGRVKTRLTPPFTPAEAAALAEAALADTLHAVAATPALRRVLVLAGEAGPWLPDGFDVVPQCRGDLDERLAAAFAGCSGPALLIGMDTPQVTPELLDVDFADCDACFGPAEDGGFWALGLSRPDPALLRGVPMSTPVTGAVQRGRLLAAGLRVRDLPPLRDVDTADDARAVAALAPHGRFAARLAACALDADRRTSR, from the coding sequence ATGAGCGCCGCGACCACTCTCCTCGTCATCGCCAAGGAGCCGCGCCCCGGCCGGGTCAAGACCCGGCTCACCCCGCCCTTCACCCCCGCCGAGGCGGCCGCACTGGCCGAGGCGGCGCTCGCCGACACCCTGCACGCCGTGGCCGCGACCCCCGCGCTCCGCCGGGTTCTGGTGCTCGCCGGAGAAGCGGGCCCCTGGCTGCCGGACGGCTTCGACGTCGTACCGCAGTGCCGGGGGGACCTCGACGAACGGCTCGCCGCCGCGTTCGCCGGGTGTTCGGGGCCCGCCCTGCTGATCGGGATGGACACCCCGCAGGTGACACCGGAACTGCTCGACGTGGACTTCGCCGACTGCGACGCCTGCTTCGGGCCGGCCGAGGACGGCGGCTTCTGGGCCCTGGGCCTGTCCCGCCCCGACCCCGCGCTGCTGCGGGGCGTGCCCATGTCGACGCCGGTGACGGGAGCCGTGCAGCGCGGGCGGCTGCTCGCGGCCGGGCTGCGGGTACGCGACCTGCCGCCGCTCCGGGACGTCGACACCGCCGACGACGCGCGGGCCGTGGCAGCGCTGGCCCCGCACGGACGCTTCGCCGCCCGGCTCGCGGCGTGCGCCCTGGACGCGGACCGGCGGACGAGCCGGTGA
- a CDS encoding DM13 domain-containing protein yields the protein MRRLRNVLVRPWVIAALTVAVAVGGFGSYWFQPWKLWQEETVNEALPEAVPPPRPSTGEAAGGAPSAPAGPVTLASGGLISHEHATSGTVKLVRLTDGSHIVRVENLDTSNGPDLRVWLTDAPVKPGTAGWHVFDDGEYVSLGKLKGNRGSQNYTVPADVDPSRYSSVSIWCDRFDVSFGAAELARV from the coding sequence ATGAGACGTCTTCGTAATGTGCTGGTCAGGCCGTGGGTCATCGCTGCGCTGACCGTGGCTGTCGCGGTGGGTGGTTTCGGTTCCTACTGGTTCCAGCCATGGAAGCTGTGGCAGGAGGAGACCGTCAACGAGGCACTGCCCGAAGCCGTGCCGCCACCGCGGCCGTCCACTGGGGAGGCGGCCGGCGGTGCCCCTTCCGCCCCGGCCGGACCGGTGACCCTGGCGAGCGGCGGTCTGATCAGCCACGAGCACGCGACCTCGGGAACGGTGAAGCTGGTGCGGCTCACCGACGGCTCCCACATCGTGCGCGTCGAGAACCTCGACACGAGCAACGGCCCCGACCTGCGGGTGTGGCTGACCGATGCGCCGGTGAAGCCGGGGACGGCCGGCTGGCACGTGTTCGACGACGGGGAGTACGTCAGTCTCGGGAAGCTCAAGGGGAACAGAGGCAGCCAGAACTACACGGTACCGGCCGACGTCGACCCGTCCCGTTACAGCAGTGTGAGCATCTGGTGCGACCGCTTCGACGTCTCCTTCGGCGCCGCTGAGCTCGCCCGCGTCTGA
- a CDS encoding dihydrofolate reductase family protein, producing MGKVAWGFTCSIDGFIAGPEHDMSWMSAAEPLAEGAGERMAGDVAVIISGRAGYDAAKAQQDERDDTTSEAYGGAWSGTEFVLTHRPEEIADDPAVVALNCDIVDAVRRAQEVAGDRDVQIVSADIARQALEHDLIDELQVFVAPVFLGDGTRVFDVPGGQRIDWELVEIYEDSPRSFGRTYRPKPRS from the coding sequence ATGGGAAAGGTCGCCTGGGGATTCACGTGTTCGATCGACGGCTTCATCGCCGGACCGGAACACGACATGAGCTGGATGTCCGCCGCGGAACCCCTGGCCGAGGGTGCCGGGGAGCGGATGGCGGGGGACGTCGCAGTGATCATCTCCGGTCGGGCGGGCTATGACGCGGCGAAAGCTCAGCAGGACGAACGGGACGACACGACGTCGGAGGCGTACGGCGGCGCGTGGTCCGGAACCGAGTTCGTCCTCACCCACCGACCGGAGGAGATCGCCGACGACCCGGCCGTCGTCGCCCTGAACTGCGACATCGTGGACGCGGTCCGTCGCGCTCAGGAAGTCGCCGGCGACAGGGACGTGCAGATCGTCAGCGCCGACATCGCCCGGCAGGCGCTCGAGCACGACCTCATCGACGAGTTGCAGGTCTTCGTCGCCCCGGTGTTCCTCGGCGACGGCACCCGTGTCTTCGACGTTCCCGGCGGGCAACGGATCGACTGGGAGCTGGTCGAGATCTACGAGGACAGTCCGCGCAGCTTCGGGCGTACCTACCGCCCGAAGCCGCGCTCCTGA
- a CDS encoding class I SAM-dependent methyltransferase: MGPGRLSGPPAAARAWEACDPYTAALRAGRGPLFLRRSDGRLLPLDVERWCARADAVDLEALDRCEGAVLDVGCGPGRLVAELAARGRTVLGIDVSEAAVARTVRIGGQSLRRSVFEPLPGEGRWGTVLLMDGNIGIGGDPGALLARVAALLAPGGLLIAETARTDVDERAYVQLVDDTDGHPPGSPFPWARIGARALRRRAAADGWRTAAQWTSGGRRFVALRSSNTSAEPPNSTAVISSQRVRKPSADSPATDR; this comes from the coding sequence GTGGGTCCCGGCCGGCTGTCCGGGCCGCCCGCCGCCGCCCGGGCCTGGGAGGCCTGCGACCCCTATACGGCCGCGCTGCGGGCCGGTCGCGGGCCGCTGTTCCTGCGGCGCTCCGACGGCCGGCTGCTGCCGCTGGACGTGGAGCGGTGGTGTGCGCGGGCCGACGCGGTCGACCTGGAGGCGCTGGACCGGTGCGAGGGTGCCGTGCTGGATGTCGGCTGCGGCCCGGGCCGGCTGGTGGCGGAGCTCGCCGCCCGGGGCCGTACCGTCCTCGGTATCGACGTCAGCGAGGCCGCCGTGGCCCGCACGGTACGCATCGGCGGCCAGTCGCTGCGGCGCTCCGTGTTCGAGCCGCTGCCCGGCGAGGGACGCTGGGGCACCGTCCTGCTCATGGACGGAAACATCGGCATCGGCGGCGATCCCGGCGCCCTGCTCGCCCGCGTCGCCGCCCTGCTCGCACCCGGCGGTCTGCTGATCGCGGAGACGGCCCGGACGGACGTCGACGAGCGCGCGTACGTGCAGCTCGTCGACGACACGGACGGCCACCCGCCCGGCAGTCCCTTCCCGTGGGCGCGGATCGGCGCCCGCGCCCTGCGCCGCCGCGCCGCCGCCGACGGTTGGCGTACGGCGGCTCAGTGGACGTCGGGCGGACGCCGCTTCGTCGCCCTGCGCAGCAGCAACACCAGCGCCGAACCACCGAACAGCACCGCCGTGATCAGCAGCCAGCGGGTGAGGAAGCCGTCCGCCGACAGTCCGGCCACCGACCGGTAG
- a CDS encoding response regulator transcription factor codes for MQQPQESGFTDLSPRRPPDGAPGPPARILVVDDDPTVAEVVAGYLERAGHVVDRADDGPAALDRAAAHWPDLVVLDLMLPGMDGLEVCRRIRGTGPVPVIMLTARGDEDDRILGLEVGADDYVTKPFSPRELVLRVESVLRRTRPAAAPRPPSAAGLTADPTARRATKDGVELALTLREFDLLAFFLRHPGQAFAREDLMREVWGWDFGDLSTVTVHVRRLRGKVEDDPARPRLIQTVWGVGYRFDPAGRETD; via the coding sequence ATGCAGCAGCCGCAAGAGTCCGGCTTCACGGACCTGTCCCCCCGCAGACCGCCGGACGGAGCCCCCGGCCCGCCCGCCCGGATCCTGGTCGTCGACGACGACCCCACGGTCGCGGAAGTCGTCGCCGGTTACCTGGAGCGCGCGGGCCACGTCGTGGACCGGGCCGACGACGGTCCGGCCGCGCTCGACCGAGCCGCGGCGCACTGGCCGGACCTGGTCGTGCTGGACCTGATGCTGCCCGGCATGGACGGCCTCGAAGTGTGCCGGCGGATACGCGGCACGGGACCCGTGCCGGTCATCATGCTGACCGCCCGAGGCGACGAGGACGACCGGATCCTGGGCCTCGAGGTCGGCGCCGACGACTACGTGACCAAGCCGTTCAGCCCGCGGGAGCTGGTGCTGAGGGTGGAGTCGGTGCTGCGCCGGACCCGGCCCGCCGCCGCGCCGCGCCCGCCGTCCGCGGCCGGACTGACCGCCGACCCCACCGCCCGCCGGGCCACCAAGGACGGCGTCGAACTGGCCCTGACCCTGCGCGAGTTCGACCTGCTCGCCTTCTTCCTCCGGCACCCCGGGCAGGCCTTCGCCCGGGAGGACCTGATGCGCGAGGTGTGGGGCTGGGACTTCGGCGACCTGTCCACCGTCACCGTCCACGTACGGCGGCTGCGCGGCAAGGTCGAGGACGATCCGGCCCGCCCCCGGCTGATTCAGACGGTGTGGGGTGTGGGCTACCGCTTCGACCCCGCCGGACGGGAGACGGACTGA
- a CDS encoding molybdopterin-dependent oxidoreductase, producing MRDLATRLPSSPHFWRSPLRGPRFTSVLGLVLLAGISVLFVTGLLSYAAYNPDLSPVNDKTPDKGLLGFYLFAWPTDPPWLYRLTQGVHVTLGLTLIPVLLAKLWSVVPRLFTMPPVRSLAHALERVSLLLLVGGALFEFVTGVLNVQLEYVFPGSFYPLHFYGAWVFFAAFLAHVALKAPTVVRNVRRMRTGGGEERDSLVASRPDAPTVSRRGALWTVGGGSLLLFATSAGRSFDGAVRATAVLAPHGGPEPGGGPNGFQINKTAAYAGIEPAETHEDAWRLVVVGPTATVRLARADLLRLPLHSAALPIACVEGWSTSDQWWRGVRLRDLAALVGFDGDSPDVLVESLQRRGAFRSGALRGNQVADPRSLLALYVNGETLSPDHGHPARIIVPAAPGVLNTKWVARMTFGDLG from the coding sequence ATGCGCGACCTCGCCACACGGCTTCCGTCCTCACCGCACTTCTGGCGCAGCCCCCTGCGCGGCCCCCGGTTCACCTCGGTACTCGGCCTCGTCCTGCTCGCCGGCATCAGCGTGCTGTTCGTGACCGGCCTGCTCTCGTACGCCGCATACAACCCGGACCTGTCCCCGGTCAACGACAAGACCCCGGACAAGGGGCTGCTCGGCTTCTACCTCTTCGCCTGGCCGACCGACCCGCCCTGGCTGTACCGCCTCACCCAGGGCGTCCACGTCACCCTCGGGCTGACCCTGATCCCGGTACTGCTGGCCAAGCTGTGGTCGGTGGTGCCGAGGCTGTTCACGATGCCGCCGGTCCGGTCGCTCGCCCACGCGCTGGAACGGGTCTCACTGCTGCTCCTGGTGGGAGGCGCGCTGTTCGAGTTCGTCACCGGCGTGCTCAACGTCCAGCTGGAGTACGTCTTCCCTGGCTCCTTCTATCCGCTGCACTTCTACGGCGCCTGGGTCTTCTTCGCCGCGTTCCTCGCGCACGTCGCGCTGAAGGCGCCGACCGTGGTGCGCAACGTACGGCGGATGCGTACCGGGGGAGGGGAGGAGCGGGACAGCCTGGTGGCGTCGCGGCCCGACGCGCCGACGGTGTCGCGGCGCGGGGCCCTGTGGACGGTCGGCGGGGGATCGCTGCTGCTGTTCGCCACCAGCGCCGGCCGCAGCTTCGACGGGGCGGTGCGGGCGACGGCCGTGCTCGCGCCGCACGGCGGGCCCGAACCGGGCGGCGGCCCCAACGGCTTCCAGATCAACAAGACCGCCGCGTACGCGGGCATCGAACCGGCCGAGACACACGAGGACGCGTGGCGGCTCGTCGTCGTCGGCCCCACCGCGACGGTCCGCCTCGCCCGCGCCGACCTGCTGCGACTGCCGCTGCACAGCGCCGCGTTGCCCATCGCGTGCGTCGAGGGCTGGTCCACCTCCGACCAGTGGTGGCGCGGGGTGCGGCTGCGCGACCTCGCCGCCCTGGTGGGCTTCGACGGCGACTCGCCGGACGTGCTCGTCGAGTCACTGCAACGGCGGGGCGCCTTCCGCAGCGGCGCCCTGCGCGGCAACCAGGTGGCCGACCCGCGCTCCCTGCTCGCGCTGTACGTCAACGGGGAGACGCTGAGCCCGGACCACGGCCATCCGGCGCGGATCATCGTGCCCGCCGCGCCCGGCGTGCTGAACACCAAGTGGGTGGCGCGGATGACGTTCGGAGACCTCGGATGA